Proteins encoded together in one Coregonus clupeaformis isolate EN_2021a chromosome 30, ASM2061545v1, whole genome shotgun sequence window:
- the LOC121546767 gene encoding brain natriuretic peptide — protein sequence MQLANIPLFGLVLLFLNMPLSNEYPVYNGLLTNDDMEVLNVLLHQLEKSFPERSEVEQVSTEKLDDVTPEDMAMVAEDEREQPQTRLDKAVIREFLSARDLKTVRNDSTSKRYSGCFGRRMDRIGSMSSLGCTTVGKYNAKRR from the exons ATGCAGCTCGCCAACATTCCTCTTTTTGGCCTTGTTCTCCTGTTCTTAAATATGCCGCTGAGCAACGAGTATCCTGTCTACAACGGTTTACTGACCAATGATGACATGGAGGTCTTAAAT GTACTTCTCCATCAACTTGAAAAGTCCTTTCCTGAGCGGAGTGAGGTCGAGCAAGTCTCCACAGAAAAGTTGGACGACGTCACTCCCGAAGACATGGCAATGGTtgcagaggatgagagagagcaaCCACAAACAAGACTGGACAAAGCCGTCATAAGAGAGTTCCTCTCGGCTCGGGACCTGAAAACTGTCCGAAACGACTCAACATCAAAAAGATACTCAGGCTGCTTCGGGCGAAGGATGGACCGAATTGGCTCAATGAGCTCTCTTGGATGCACCACGGTTGGCAAATACA ATGCAAAGAGAAGATGA
- the LOC121546768 gene encoding ventricular natriuretic peptide, with amino-acid sequence MAKLHIFLGYIVLITTHSVSCGTPYASRNVQELENLKNLIQRLEDKLTVNEENYAYPSESEEVDTAETEDIENSPAVIRGQEERMIMNAPNRIAPESPVVSRLKDLIGLTRTAKSFNSCFGNRIERIGSWSGLGCNNVKTGNKKRIFGN; translated from the exons ATGGCGAAATTGCATATTTTCCTTGGATATATCGTATTAATAACGACACACAGTGTAAGCTGTGGAACTCCGTATGCCAGTCGGAATGTTCAAGAGTTGGAAAATCTGAAG AACCTGATCCAGCGGCTCGAGGACAAGCTGACCGTTAACGAGGAAAATTACGCTTATCCATCGGAGTCTGAGGAGGTGGACACAGCCGAGACGGAGGACATTGAGAACTCGCCCGCGGTGATCCGGGGGCAGGAGGAGAGAATGATCATGAACGCACCCAACAGAATTGCCCCCGAAAGCCCTGTGGTGTCACGCCTGAAAGATCTCATCGGTTTGACGAGGACGGCCAAATCGTTCAACAGCTGTTTCGGTAACCGGATTGAGAGAATCGGCTCATGGAGCGGACTTGGGTGCAATAACGTCAAGACTG GTAACAAGAAGAGAATATTTGGGAACTGA